The proteins below come from a single Kosakonia sp. SMBL-WEM22 genomic window:
- a CDS encoding spore coat U domain-containing protein has protein sequence MRRLLFVFLLLCAAPAWSACTVSTVNAAFGTVTSFVLNAGAQTTTGRLLVRCDAILNLLTNDSITLTLTGATVTATNRAAMKRTDNTAITDTIPVRLCGQANCANNSEMNIGGNSYTWSGAALLELLGSRTYSLPLYFLTVPGQHVSAGPYQVTLNFSVAYNVCSAGAVGICLSSQRGTAVTSLQLTGTITNDCTTISAPNVNFGSAPLVRNFQTVSQSVSITCTKGSSYTVGINNGLYANGNVRNMASGTNRLSYEIYKAGTSSRWGSIGAERWASDASSQMSADGLLRTYNYTARVLTTQTTPPGGTYSDTLTVDIVF, from the coding sequence ATGCGTCGGTTACTTTTCGTTTTCCTGCTGCTCTGTGCGGCCCCGGCCTGGTCGGCCTGTACGGTCAGCACCGTTAATGCCGCTTTCGGTACTGTCACCTCCTTTGTCCTTAACGCCGGGGCGCAAACCACCACCGGCAGATTGCTGGTGCGCTGCGATGCGATCCTCAACCTGCTGACCAATGACTCCATCACCTTAACGCTGACGGGGGCGACGGTAACGGCAACCAACCGGGCAGCGATGAAGCGCACTGATAACACCGCGATTACCGATACCATTCCGGTGCGGCTCTGTGGCCAGGCCAATTGTGCGAATAACAGTGAGATGAACATCGGCGGTAACAGCTACACCTGGAGCGGTGCCGCGCTGCTGGAGCTGCTCGGCTCGCGCACTTATAGCTTACCGCTCTACTTTCTTACGGTGCCGGGGCAACATGTCAGCGCCGGGCCTTACCAGGTTACGCTTAACTTCAGCGTCGCGTATAACGTCTGTTCTGCGGGCGCGGTTGGTATCTGCTTATCCTCCCAGCGGGGCACCGCGGTGACCAGTTTGCAATTGACCGGCACCATTACCAATGATTGCACCACTATTAGCGCGCCAAACGTCAACTTTGGCAGCGCGCCGCTGGTGAGAAATTTCCAAACCGTTTCGCAATCTGTCTCCATTACTTGTACTAAAGGGAGCAGTTACACTGTCGGAATTAATAACGGTCTCTATGCCAACGGAAATGTGCGGAATATGGCGAGCGGCACCAATCGTCTCAGTTATGAGATCTACAAAGCCGGCACCTCCAGCCGTTGGGGCAGTATCGGCGCGGAGCGCTGGGCCAGCGATGCCTCATCACAGATGAGCGCCGATGGGCTGCTGCGCACCTATAACTACACCGCACGGGTGCTGACGACGCAGACAACACCGCCTGGCGGAACCTACAGCGACACCTTAACGGTGGATATTGTGTTTTAA
- a CDS encoding molecular chaperone, producing MNVNPGRRAAGCLLAGALTLAAGNAQAAATILLWPIDPWLDEATKATELWIQNQGETPTTMQVRIVRWTQEGGLERYQQQGDVVASPPIVQIAPDSKQLIRLIKQAAIPAGKEQAYRIIVDEIPQPDDPNKPKIGLKLQMRYSIPLFVYGQGVKTEREGAHHVFVQPAKLHWRVVREGGQAQLEVRNDDSIHVRLSKVRVRQGGQMRQVAEGLLGYVLPHSARRWPLPAGASNPSALEASINARDEQWQSSAGN from the coding sequence ATGAATGTCAACCCGGGCCGCCGCGCGGCAGGATGTCTGCTGGCGGGGGCGTTGACCCTTGCAGCGGGAAATGCGCAGGCAGCGGCAACAATTCTGCTTTGGCCGATCGATCCCTGGCTGGATGAAGCTACAAAAGCTACCGAGTTGTGGATCCAGAATCAGGGAGAAACGCCCACGACCATGCAGGTGCGCATTGTCCGCTGGACGCAAGAGGGCGGTCTTGAGCGCTACCAGCAGCAGGGCGACGTCGTTGCCAGCCCGCCGATTGTGCAGATCGCACCCGACAGCAAGCAGCTGATTCGCCTGATTAAGCAGGCGGCGATCCCGGCCGGCAAAGAGCAGGCTTACCGCATTATCGTCGATGAGATCCCGCAGCCGGACGATCCAAACAAACCGAAGATTGGCCTCAAGCTCCAGATGCGCTACTCGATCCCGCTATTTGTCTATGGACAGGGCGTTAAGACCGAGCGCGAAGGGGCGCACCACGTTTTTGTACAACCGGCAAAATTACACTGGCGCGTGGTACGCGAGGGCGGCCAGGCGCAGCTCGAAGTGCGTAATGATGACAGCATTCACGTCCGTCTGAGCAAAGTGCGCGTACGCCAGGGGGGGCAGATGCGGCAGGTCGCGGAGGGGCTATTAGGTTATGTGCTGCCGCACAGTGCCCGGCGCTGGCCACTGCCCGCCGGGGCGAGCAATCCATCGGCGCTGGAAGCATCGATAAACGCACGGGATGAGCAATGGCAGTCGTCAGCAGGAAACTGA
- a CDS encoding fimbria/pilus outer membrane usher protein — protein sequence MAVVSRKLIIVAAIMLPGAAAWGQPGDDGLPPPPDAQSINQQAEFHLALVINYYDTQQVVPVTRRLNDFFLKRADLLHAGLPPEHLPEGEVNVSALPGVRVEYDSAGQRLLLFVPSDWVPARYTSFNEGGRRSEPKFGRGAVLNYDLYTSTTEHIGSQAALWNEFRFFSGNAVFSSTGALRQTLSGSLRQQEGYMRYDTSLMFNNEEDATQWELGDVISEALTWSSSVRVGGIRYGRDFTLRPDLVTWPLPSFSGEAAVPTSVDLFINGYRAGNRQLQPGPFTLTNMPYINGAGDAVLVTTDALGRRVSTTLPFYVASELLTPGLSDGAITVGSLRRNYGIENFDYGPLVGSGSYRYGVTDWLTLEGHAEGAESLALGGAGAVVRLGRLGVVNGAWSESQMFGDAGNQLNWGYQYNTSLFSINTQHSRRNREFGNLALYDQRASYNDMRQNGRWPIASYSRNTDQYSLSFNMGDFGNIGAAWIGVRSFDNQKTELLNLSWSRNLWGSSSMNLAASRDNQRGDWTFGLSVQIPIGERDSAAFSMERTPDAGSTQRVNYSHAMPTDGGLSWNMSLAHQSQARSYQQGTLGWRNNNVELQGGGYGERGKMTWWGETIGAVVLMDGQLFAANRINDAFAVISTGGHAGVPVNYENQPVGETDKNGYLLVSGVSAYYPASYSINTLNLPADTQLKNTERKIALRRQSGYLIEFPMVQERVASVILHDEQGLAIPVGSQVERTGKAPAVVGYDGIAWLENLENVNTLFVRLPEGGECRAEFTLAANPEHKLQTYGPLTCQRSP from the coding sequence ATGGCAGTCGTCAGCAGGAAACTGATTATTGTAGCCGCAATAATGTTACCAGGTGCAGCGGCATGGGGGCAGCCGGGAGATGACGGTCTACCCCCGCCGCCGGATGCGCAGAGCATCAACCAGCAGGCGGAGTTTCACCTTGCGCTGGTGATCAACTATTACGACACCCAGCAGGTGGTGCCGGTAACGCGGCGGCTAAACGATTTTTTTCTTAAGCGTGCCGATCTGCTCCATGCCGGGCTGCCGCCGGAGCATCTGCCGGAGGGCGAGGTGAATGTCTCTGCGCTGCCCGGTGTGCGCGTGGAGTATGACAGCGCCGGGCAGCGGCTGCTGCTGTTTGTCCCCTCTGACTGGGTTCCGGCACGCTATACCTCGTTTAATGAGGGGGGGCGACGCAGCGAGCCAAAATTTGGCCGCGGCGCGGTGCTCAATTACGATCTCTACACCAGCACTACCGAACATATTGGCAGCCAGGCGGCGTTGTGGAATGAGTTCCGCTTCTTTTCTGGCAACGCGGTCTTCTCCTCAACCGGCGCATTGCGCCAGACGCTTAGCGGCTCCCTGCGTCAGCAGGAGGGCTATATGCGGTATGACACCTCGCTGATGTTTAATAATGAGGAGGATGCCACACAGTGGGAGCTGGGGGATGTGATCTCTGAAGCCCTCACCTGGAGCAGCAGCGTGCGCGTTGGCGGGATTCGTTACGGGCGCGACTTCACCCTGCGTCCGGATCTCGTCACCTGGCCGTTACCCTCCTTCTCCGGTGAAGCGGCGGTGCCCACCTCGGTTGATCTCTTTATTAACGGCTACCGCGCCGGCAACCGGCAGCTACAGCCGGGGCCATTTACCCTGACCAATATGCCCTATATCAACGGTGCGGGGGATGCCGTACTGGTCACCACCGATGCTCTCGGGCGGCGCGTCAGCACCACACTGCCTTTTTATGTTGCCAGCGAGCTGTTAACGCCGGGGCTGAGCGACGGGGCGATCACTGTCGGCTCGCTACGGCGCAACTACGGCATTGAAAATTTTGATTATGGCCCGCTGGTGGGCAGCGGCTCGTACCGCTATGGCGTTACCGACTGGTTAACGCTGGAGGGGCACGCCGAAGGGGCTGAATCGCTGGCGCTCGGCGGCGCAGGCGCGGTTGTCCGCCTGGGGCGCCTCGGCGTGGTGAACGGCGCCTGGAGCGAGAGCCAGATGTTCGGCGATGCCGGTAACCAGCTCAACTGGGGTTATCAATACAACACCAGCCTGTTCAGCATCAACACCCAACATAGCCGCCGCAACCGCGAGTTCGGCAACCTTGCTCTTTACGATCAGCGCGCCAGCTATAACGACATGCGTCAGAACGGACGCTGGCCTATCGCCAGCTACAGCCGCAATACCGACCAATACTCGCTCTCCTTCAATATGGGCGATTTTGGCAACATCGGCGCGGCGTGGATTGGCGTGCGCAGTTTCGATAACCAAAAAACCGAGCTGCTGAACCTCTCATGGAGCCGCAACCTGTGGGGTTCGAGCAGCATGAACCTTGCCGCCAGCCGCGATAATCAGCGGGGCGACTGGACCTTTGGCCTCTCGGTGCAGATCCCGATTGGCGAGCGCGACAGCGCTGCCTTCAGTATGGAGAGAACACCGGATGCAGGTTCGACACAGCGGGTAAACTACAGCCATGCGATGCCGACCGACGGCGGCCTGAGCTGGAATATGTCGCTGGCGCACCAGTCGCAGGCGAGAAGTTACCAGCAGGGTACGCTCGGCTGGCGCAACAACAACGTCGAGTTGCAGGGGGGTGGCTACGGCGAGCGCGGCAAGATGACCTGGTGGGGGGAAACCATTGGCGCGGTGGTGCTGATGGACGGTCAGCTGTTTGCCGCTAACCGTATCAACGACGCCTTCGCGGTGATCAGCACCGGCGGTCATGCGGGTGTACCGGTCAACTATGAAAACCAGCCGGTGGGCGAAACGGATAAGAATGGCTACCTGCTGGTGAGCGGTGTGTCGGCTTACTATCCGGCCAGTTACAGCATCAACACCCTTAATCTTCCCGCCGATACCCAGCTTAAGAATACGGAGCGCAAAATCGCCCTGCGCCGCCAGAGTGGATATCTGATTGAGTTCCCGATGGTGCAGGAGCGCGTCGCCAGCGTGATCCTCCATGACGAGCAGGGACTGGCGATCCCCGTCGGCAGCCAGGTGGAGCGCACCGGGAAAGCGCCTGCGGTGGTCGGGTATGACGGTATTGCCTGGCTGGAGAATCTTGAGAACGTAAATACGCTGTTTGTCCGTCTGCCGGAGGGGGGCGAGTGCAGGGCCGAGTTTACCCTTGCCGCCAACCCCGAACACAAATTGCAGACTTACGGGCCGCTTACCTGCCAGAGGAGTCCATAA
- the tar gene encoding methyl-accepting chemotaxis protein II has translation MLNRIRVVTLLMSVLVVFALLQLISGGLFFSSLKQNQQSFAVSNDLRMQQTELGKAWELMLQTRINLSRSSARMLLDPNNQQSSAKTDLLNSAKASLADAAKHYDAFRQLPTMPEMESARQSLDEKYQTYHAALSELVQFLESGNMNSFLAQPTQGMQNALGAAMSNYASLSDSLYRNAWEQSVSDYTFAKWQMAILALALVIVLAGVWYGIRRILLSPLSSVIAHIREIAGGNLTHTLRIEGRSEMTELAQSVDHMQTALIDTVTNVRQGSDAIYSGTSEIAAGNNDLSSRTEEQASALEQTAASMEELTATVKQNAENARQASLLAQSASETAERGGKVVDGVVKTMHEIATSSQKIADIISVIDGIAFQTNILALNAAVEAARAGEQGRGFAVVAGEVRNLASRSANAAKEIKSLIEDSVSRVDTGSVLVGSAGETMLDIVNAVTRVNDIMGEIASASDEQSRGIDQVALAVSEMDRVTQQNASLVQQSAAAAAALEEQASRLTQAVSAFRLTATAGKAQAVLQPAMSATLAPTRSRAVAAGKEENWETF, from the coding sequence ATGTTGAACCGTATCCGCGTCGTTACTCTGCTTATGAGTGTGCTGGTGGTCTTTGCCCTGTTACAGCTCATCTCTGGTGGACTCTTTTTTTCGTCGCTTAAACAGAACCAGCAAAGTTTTGCGGTCTCCAACGATCTGCGTATGCAACAAACAGAGCTGGGCAAAGCCTGGGAGCTGATGCTGCAAACGCGTATCAACCTGAGCCGCTCCTCCGCGCGGATGCTGCTCGACCCGAACAACCAGCAGAGCAGTGCGAAAACCGATCTGCTTAACAGCGCAAAAGCGTCGCTGGCTGATGCCGCCAAACACTACGATGCGTTCCGCCAGCTGCCGACCATGCCGGAGATGGAGAGCGCGCGCCAGAGCCTTGATGAGAAGTACCAGACTTACCACGCCGCCCTGAGCGAGCTGGTGCAATTCCTCGAAAGCGGCAACATGAACAGCTTCCTCGCACAGCCGACCCAGGGGATGCAAAATGCCCTCGGTGCGGCGATGAGCAACTATGCCTCCCTGAGCGATAGCCTCTACCGTAATGCCTGGGAGCAGAGCGTCAGCGACTACACCTTCGCCAAATGGCAGATGGCGATCCTCGCCCTGGCGCTGGTGATTGTGTTGGCCGGCGTCTGGTATGGCATCCGCCGTATTCTGCTCTCGCCGCTCTCCTCGGTGATTGCCCATATCCGTGAAATCGCTGGTGGTAATCTCACCCACACGTTGCGTATCGAGGGGCGTAGCGAGATGACCGAGCTTGCGCAGAGCGTCGATCATATGCAAACCGCGCTGATCGACACCGTCACCAACGTGCGCCAGGGGTCGGATGCGATCTACTCCGGCACCAGCGAAATTGCCGCCGGTAACAATGATCTCTCCTCACGTACCGAAGAGCAGGCCTCTGCGCTGGAGCAAACTGCTGCCAGCATGGAAGAGCTGACCGCAACGGTGAAACAGAACGCCGAGAACGCCCGTCAGGCTTCGCTGCTGGCGCAGAGCGCCTCTGAAACCGCCGAGCGCGGCGGCAAAGTAGTCGATGGCGTGGTGAAAACCATGCATGAGATCGCCACCAGCTCGCAGAAAATCGCCGACATCATTAGCGTTATTGATGGGATTGCTTTCCAGACCAACATCCTCGCCCTTAACGCGGCGGTGGAGGCGGCGCGCGCCGGTGAGCAGGGCCGCGGCTTTGCGGTAGTTGCAGGCGAAGTGCGCAATCTGGCCAGCCGAAGTGCGAACGCTGCCAAGGAGATCAAATCTTTAATTGAAGATTCTGTCTCCCGTGTCGATACCGGTTCTGTACTGGTTGGAAGTGCAGGGGAGACGATGCTCGATATCGTCAACGCCGTAACGCGCGTCAATGACATCATGGGCGAGATTGCCTCCGCCTCCGATGAGCAGAGCCGCGGTATCGATCAGGTGGCGCTGGCGGTCTCCGAGATGGACCGCGTCACACAGCAGAACGCCTCGCTGGTGCAGCAATCCGCGGCCGCTGCCGCGGCGCTGGAGGAGCAGGCGAGCCGACTGACGCAGGCCGTATCCGCCTTCCGCCTGACCGCCACCGCGGGCAAAGCGCAGGCCGTACTGCAACCGGCGATGAGCGCGACGCTTGCGCCGACGCGCAGCCGGGCGGTTGCCGCTGGCAAAGAAGAGAACTGGGAAACGTTTTAA
- the cheW gene encoding chemotaxis protein CheW — protein MTGMSNVAKLAGEPSGQEFLVFTLGDEEYGIDILKVQEIRGYDQVTRIANTPDFIKGVTNLRGVIVPIVDLRVKFSQGEVEYNENTVVIVLNLGQRVVGIVVDGVSDVLSLASDQIRPAPEFAVTLSTEYLTGLGALGDRMLILVNIEKLLNSDEMALLDIAASHVA, from the coding sequence ATGACCGGTATGAGTAATGTAGCAAAACTGGCGGGCGAGCCATCAGGTCAGGAGTTCCTGGTCTTCACTTTGGGCGATGAAGAGTACGGCATCGATATTCTCAAAGTGCAGGAAATTCGTGGCTATGATCAGGTTACCCGCATCGCCAACACCCCTGATTTCATCAAAGGCGTAACTAACCTGCGCGGCGTGATCGTGCCCATCGTCGACCTGCGCGTAAAGTTCAGCCAGGGTGAAGTGGAATATAACGAAAACACCGTGGTGATCGTGCTGAATCTTGGTCAGCGTGTGGTCGGGATCGTGGTTGACGGCGTTTCTGACGTGCTGTCCCTCGCTTCTGATCAGATCCGCCCGGCCCCGGAATTTGCCGTGACCCTGTCGACTGAGTACCTGACCGGTCTCGGCGCGCTGGGCGACCGTATGCTGATTCTGGTAAACATTGAAAAACTGCTCAACAGCGACGAAATGGCGCTGCTGGACATCGCGGCAAGCCACGTCGCGTAA
- a CDS encoding chemotaxis response regulator protein-glutamate methylesterase has translation MSKIRVLSVDDSALMRQIMTEIINSHSDMEMVATAPDPLVARDLIKKFNPDVLTLDVEMPRMDGLDFLEKLMRLRPMPVVMVSSLTGKGSEVTLRALELGAIDFVTKPQIGIREGMLAYSEMIAEKVRTASRARIAAHKPMPAPATLKAGPLLSSEKLLVIGASTGGTEAIRHVLQPLPLSSPGILITQHMPPGFTRSFAERLNKLCQISVKEAEDGERVLPGHAYIAPGDKHMELARSGANYQIKIHDGPPVNRHRPSVDVLFHSVAKHAGRNAVGVILTGMGNDGAAGMLAMHQAGAWTIAQNEASCVVFGMPREAINMGGVSEVVDLSQVSQQMLAKISAGQAIRI, from the coding sequence ATGAGTAAAATCAGGGTGTTGTCCGTCGATGATTCCGCATTGATGCGGCAAATCATGACCGAAATTATCAATAGCCACAGCGATATGGAGATGGTAGCAACCGCGCCAGATCCGCTGGTGGCAAGGGATTTGATTAAAAAATTCAATCCGGATGTCTTAACCCTGGACGTGGAAATGCCGCGCATGGATGGGCTGGATTTTCTTGAAAAACTGATGCGTCTGCGTCCGATGCCGGTAGTGATGGTCTCCTCGCTGACCGGTAAAGGCTCAGAAGTGACGCTGCGCGCGCTGGAGCTGGGGGCGATTGATTTCGTCACCAAACCGCAAATCGGTATTCGCGAAGGCATGCTGGCCTATAGCGAAATGATCGCTGAAAAGGTGCGCACCGCATCGCGCGCCCGTATCGCGGCGCATAAACCGATGCCGGCACCGGCAACGTTGAAAGCCGGTCCGCTGCTCAGTTCGGAAAAATTGTTGGTCATTGGCGCGTCAACGGGCGGAACAGAGGCAATTCGCCATGTACTCCAGCCATTGCCGCTCTCAAGTCCGGGTATTCTGATTACTCAACACATGCCGCCGGGCTTTACCCGCTCGTTCGCTGAACGTCTAAATAAACTGTGTCAGATCAGCGTAAAAGAGGCGGAAGATGGTGAGCGTGTATTACCGGGGCATGCTTATATAGCACCCGGTGACAAGCATATGGAGCTGGCCCGCAGCGGTGCCAACTACCAGATTAAAATTCACGATGGTCCGCCGGTAAACCGGCACCGGCCATCGGTAGATGTGTTGTTTCATTCGGTGGCGAAACATGCGGGGCGCAACGCCGTGGGCGTTATTCTCACGGGGATGGGCAACGATGGCGCCGCCGGAATGTTAGCGATGCACCAGGCGGGCGCCTGGACCATCGCACAGAACGAAGCAAGTTGTGTGGTGTTCGGCATGCCGCGTGAGGCCATCAATATGGGTGGCGTCAGCGAAGTGGTCGATCTTAGCCAGGTAAGCCAGCAGATGCTGGCGAAAATCAGTGCCGGACAGGCAATACGTATTTAA
- a CDS encoding spore coat protein U domain-containing protein codes for MNRKLLYVLAGGALMVAGQSAWAVTSSGTIGATLTLTNGCLINGSPSQNGINFGTLDFGTHPATFSQLTTQLTGANGGNSFTVQCTTTDYTVQVTGNTNSTAPGNVVGTPGTPARYLVNTADTTRGVAYSLYSDSGFSNVIANNTNIPRASTTGGVDNYTLYGRITGGGNSVTVVPGTYTDVINVSVTY; via the coding sequence ATGAACAGAAAACTTCTTTATGTACTGGCTGGCGGTGCGTTAATGGTGGCCGGACAAAGTGCCTGGGCGGTCACCAGTAGCGGGACGATCGGCGCAACATTGACCCTGACGAATGGGTGCCTGATTAACGGCTCGCCGAGCCAGAACGGCATCAACTTCGGTACCCTCGATTTCGGTACCCACCCGGCAACCTTCTCCCAGCTCACCACGCAGCTGACCGGTGCCAATGGCGGTAACAGCTTTACGGTGCAGTGCACCACTACCGACTACACCGTGCAGGTCACCGGCAACACTAACTCCACCGCGCCGGGCAACGTTGTCGGTACACCAGGCACACCGGCTCGCTATCTGGTGAATACCGCCGATACCACCCGTGGCGTGGCGTACAGCCTCTACAGCGATAGCGGCTTCAGTAACGTTATTGCCAACAACACCAACATTCCTCGCGCCTCCACCACCGGTGGCGTGGATAACTACACCCTCTACGGGCGTATCACAGGCGGCGGCAACAGCGTCACCGTGGTGCCGGGTACCTACACCGACGTGATTAACGTGAGCGTCACGTACTAA
- the cheR gene encoding protein-glutamate O-methyltransferase CheR, which translates to MTTSIPNGQTSSILQQMTQRLALSDAHFRRICQLIYQRAGIVLADHKRDMVYNRLVRRLRTLGLDDFGRYLSMLEANQNSAEWQAFINSLTTNLTAFFREAHHFPVLAEHARKRTGEYRVWSAAASTGEEPYSLAITLADALGMAPGRFKVFASDIDTEVLEKARSGIYRLDELKTLSPQQMQRYFMRGTGPHAGLVRVRQELANYVEFTTLNLLDKQYNVPGPFDAIFCRNVMIYFDKTTQQDILHRFAPLLKPDGLLFAGHSENFSNLVREFSLRGQTVYALSKDKA; encoded by the coding sequence ATGACAACATCTATCCCTAACGGGCAAACGTCATCAATATTGCAGCAGATGACCCAGCGCCTGGCGCTCTCCGATGCGCATTTCCGTCGGATATGCCAATTGATTTACCAGCGCGCCGGGATCGTTCTTGCCGACCATAAACGCGATATGGTTTACAACCGCCTCGTTCGCCGCTTGCGCACGCTGGGGTTAGATGATTTTGGTCGCTATCTGAGCATGCTGGAAGCGAACCAGAACAGCGCCGAGTGGCAGGCGTTTATCAACTCGCTGACCACCAACCTCACCGCGTTTTTCCGCGAAGCGCACCACTTCCCGGTGCTGGCTGAGCATGCGCGTAAGCGCACAGGGGAGTATCGGGTCTGGAGCGCCGCGGCCTCGACCGGGGAAGAGCCCTATTCGCTGGCGATCACCCTCGCCGATGCGCTGGGGATGGCACCTGGCCGCTTCAAAGTTTTCGCCAGCGATATTGATACCGAAGTGCTGGAGAAAGCACGCAGTGGGATCTACCGGCTCGATGAGCTGAAGACCCTCTCACCGCAGCAGATGCAGCGCTACTTTATGCGCGGCACCGGGCCGCACGCCGGTCTGGTCCGCGTACGTCAGGAGTTGGCGAACTATGTTGAGTTCACCACTCTCAACCTGCTGGACAAGCAGTACAACGTGCCGGGGCCGTTTGACGCGATCTTCTGCCGTAACGTAATGATTTATTTTGATAAAACGACGCAACAGGACATTCTGCATCGTTTCGCTCCGCTGCTTAAACCGGACGGATTACTGTTTGCCGGGCATTCGGAGAATTTCAGCAACCTCGTGCGCGAGTTTAGCCTGCGTGGGCAAACAGTTTATGCGCTGAGTAAGGATAAAGCATGA
- a CDS encoding spore coat U domain-containing protein: MLAQPAALAITTQTFTVGATITPGCAVVTGSGAALGTLNFGTRLGVERGQVTSAFVPNASLSLGCTPGVALSMSISGGNYYSTVRNMQRSGGAERVPYRLYTSSTLAPNTEIGVNQPVPVTITDSNNISLAIFGAAQLTGFSPAGTYSDQLTVTLSW, encoded by the coding sequence ATGCTCGCGCAACCGGCTGCGCTGGCAATTACGACGCAGACCTTTACCGTCGGCGCAACCATCACACCCGGTTGTGCGGTGGTTACCGGTAGCGGCGCGGCGCTTGGCACGCTCAATTTTGGCACCCGTTTGGGCGTGGAAAGAGGACAGGTGACCAGCGCTTTTGTGCCTAATGCGTCCCTCTCATTGGGGTGTACGCCGGGCGTAGCGCTCAGTATGAGTATCAGCGGCGGCAACTACTATTCGACGGTGCGCAATATGCAGCGCAGCGGCGGCGCAGAGCGGGTGCCGTACCGCCTCTATACCAGCAGCACGCTAGCGCCGAATACGGAAATCGGCGTTAACCAGCCGGTGCCGGTCACCATTACCGACAGCAACAATATTTCGCTCGCCATTTTTGGCGCAGCGCAGCTCACCGGCTTCAGCCCGGCGGGTACCTACAGCGATCAACTCACCGTGACGTTGTCATGGTGA